A window of Streptomyces gilvosporeus contains these coding sequences:
- a CDS encoding NAD(P)-dependent oxidoreductase produces MPDILSVAVLGTGIMGAAMARNLARAGLDVRAWNRTRARAEPLSADGVRVTDTPAQAVDGADVVLTMLLDGPAVLDALRQAAPALPAGAVWLQMSTVGDEALAELARFADEHGLRFVDAPVLGTKAPAEKGELTILAAGAPDVRERAEDVFKIVGSRTQWVGEDGASGAASRLKLVVNSWVMTVITGTGETLGLAKGLGVDPREFLAAVAGGALDLPYLRMKSELILAGDYPASFTVSAARKDIRLITEAARRSGVRADLAEAAAERFRRAEEQGHGHEDGAAAHFASFED; encoded by the coding sequence ATGCCTGACATCCTCTCAGTCGCGGTCCTCGGCACCGGCATCATGGGCGCCGCCATGGCCCGCAACCTCGCCCGCGCCGGACTCGACGTCCGCGCCTGGAACCGCACCCGAGCCAGGGCCGAACCGCTTTCCGCCGACGGGGTCCGCGTCACCGACACGCCCGCGCAGGCGGTGGACGGCGCCGATGTGGTCCTCACGATGCTGCTCGACGGCCCGGCCGTCCTCGACGCGCTGCGGCAGGCCGCCCCGGCACTGCCCGCCGGCGCCGTGTGGCTCCAGATGAGCACGGTGGGCGACGAGGCGCTCGCCGAGCTCGCCCGCTTCGCCGACGAACACGGACTGCGGTTCGTCGACGCCCCCGTACTGGGCACCAAAGCGCCCGCGGAAAAGGGCGAGTTGACGATCCTGGCGGCCGGCGCCCCGGACGTACGGGAGCGCGCCGAGGACGTCTTCAAGATCGTCGGCAGCCGTACCCAGTGGGTGGGGGAGGACGGGGCGAGCGGGGCCGCGAGCCGTCTCAAGCTGGTCGTCAACAGCTGGGTGATGACCGTCATCACCGGCACGGGGGAGACGCTGGGGCTGGCCAAGGGGCTGGGCGTGGACCCGCGCGAGTTCCTCGCCGCGGTCGCCGGCGGAGCGCTGGACCTGCCGTATCTGCGGATGAAGTCCGAGCTGATCCTGGCCGGCGACTATCCGGCGAGCTTCACCGTCTCCGCCGCCCGCAAGGACATCCGGCTGATCACCGAGGCCGCCCGCCGGTCCGGAGTCCGGGCGGATCTGGCGGAGGCGGCCGCCGAGCGCTTCCGCCGGGCCGAGGAGCAGGGCCACGGCCACGAGGACGGCGCCGCGGCCCACTTCGCCAGCTTCGAGGACTGA
- a CDS encoding nitrilase-related carbon-nitrogen hydrolase — MIIAAAQFTPVQGDIDANAAQMAALVTEAAGRGAGLVVFAELALTQYDLPGIAGDPQKMTVTHDDTRLAPVREACRASGVAAVVNAAGHTAEGAAPGIASFVYGPDGSLLTRYDKRHLYGDENTVFAAGSADGRFTLGGVRFALATCFDTSFPQVAERAVADGCRVYLASSFHGAPERVARYAELARDNGLHVLLANGAGAGSVGPACGGSAAWLPSGERVATAGAEGAPELVLTDVRDRITLMADPEVAAVPVRECGEALVDVREAAPALLVADARGDERGAYARLREGVVRRLLAAQEALPDGLRLEFVEGYRPPALQRRYFEEYGEELRTARPDWDAARVHRAASRYVSPPEIAPHSTGGAVDLTLVTADGEYVDMGTPINASPEESDGACYTGAPGLTPAARANRRVLSAVLSAAGLVNYPTEWWHWSYGDRYWALMTGAEAAVYGPEKSAR, encoded by the coding sequence GTGATCATTGCTGCCGCACAATTCACCCCCGTACAGGGCGATATCGACGCCAACGCCGCGCAGATGGCCGCGCTCGTCACCGAGGCCGCCGGGCGCGGTGCCGGGCTGGTGGTCTTTGCCGAGCTGGCGCTGACGCAGTACGACCTGCCGGGGATAGCCGGCGATCCGCAGAAGATGACGGTCACTCATGATGACACCCGGCTCGCGCCCGTACGGGAGGCATGCCGGGCGTCTGGCGTCGCGGCGGTGGTCAATGCGGCGGGGCACACGGCCGAGGGGGCGGCGCCGGGCATCGCCTCGTTCGTCTACGGGCCGGACGGCTCGTTGCTCACGCGCTATGACAAACGGCATCTGTACGGGGACGAGAACACGGTCTTCGCGGCGGGTTCGGCGGACGGCCGGTTCACGCTGGGCGGGGTGCGGTTCGCGCTGGCCACCTGCTTCGACACCAGCTTTCCGCAGGTCGCGGAGCGGGCGGTGGCGGACGGGTGCCGGGTGTATCTGGCCAGTTCGTTCCATGGTGCGCCCGAGCGGGTGGCGCGGTATGCGGAGCTGGCGCGGGACAACGGGCTGCATGTGCTGCTCGCCAACGGGGCCGGTGCGGGCAGTGTCGGCCCGGCGTGCGGGGGCAGCGCGGCGTGGCTGCCCAGTGGGGAGCGAGTGGCGACGGCCGGGGCGGAGGGCGCCCCGGAACTGGTGCTGACGGATGTGCGGGACCGGATCACGCTGATGGCGGATCCGGAGGTCGCCGCGGTCCCGGTGCGGGAGTGCGGCGAGGCCCTGGTGGACGTACGGGAGGCGGCGCCCGCGCTGCTCGTGGCCGATGCGCGCGGCGATGAGCGGGGCGCGTATGCCCGTCTGCGCGAGGGGGTGGTGCGCCGGCTGCTGGCGGCGCAGGAGGCGCTGCCGGACGGGCTGCGGCTGGAGTTCGTGGAGGGTTACCGGCCACCGGCGTTGCAGCGCCGGTACTTCGAGGAGTACGGGGAGGAGCTGCGGACCGCCCGTCCCGACTGGGACGCCGCCCGGGTCCATCGGGCCGCCAGCCGGTATGTGTCGCCGCCGGAGATCGCGCCGCACAGCACGGGCGGGGCGGTGGATCTGACCCTGGTCACGGCGGATGGGGAATATGTCGACATGGGGACACCGATCAATGCGTCTCCGGAGGAGAGCGACGGCGCCTGCTACACCGGCGCCCCGGGGCTGACGCCCGCCGCCCGCGCCAACCGCCGGGTCCTGAGCGCCGTGCTGTCGGCCGCGGGGCTGGTCAACTATCCGACCGAGTGGTGGCACTGGTCGTACGGGGACCGCTATTGGGCGCTGATGACCGGTGCGGAGGCGGCGGTGTACGGGCCCGAGAAGTCGGCCCGCTGA
- a CDS encoding SGNH/GDSL hydrolase family protein: MTRIDRPFRPRHRLRTGLASRAAAVVGALTLALAGCGSGGSADPHPGPSSHRPAAKAGPVWRTHPGSLAALGDSITVGFDACTVLSDCPEVSWATGTNPKVDSLARRLVRNPAAHSWNYARTGALMSELPDQIAAAARRRPELVTILIGANDACRSDVRAMTPTKVFRADFARAMKQLRRALPHTQVYVAAVPDLRRLWSEGRKNTLGKQVWKLGICGSMLRDPDDLTWPAEQRRETVRGRVMAYNRALARVCREDALCRFDGSVFDYRFTDRQLSTWDWFHPGLHGQRELAELAFRTITRGTSRS; this comes from the coding sequence ATGACGCGGATCGACCGGCCGTTTCGCCCTCGGCACCGGTTGCGCACCGGCCTCGCCTCGCGTGCCGCGGCCGTCGTCGGCGCCCTGACGCTCGCCCTCGCCGGATGCGGCTCCGGCGGCTCCGCCGACCCCCATCCCGGTCCGTCCAGCCACCGCCCCGCCGCCAAGGCGGGACCGGTCTGGCGCACCCACCCCGGCTCTCTCGCGGCGCTCGGCGATTCCATCACCGTCGGCTTCGACGCCTGCACGGTGCTCTCCGACTGCCCCGAGGTCTCCTGGGCCACCGGCACCAACCCCAAGGTCGACAGCCTGGCCCGGCGGCTCGTACGGAACCCGGCCGCCCACAGCTGGAACTACGCCCGCACCGGCGCCCTGATGAGCGAACTGCCCGACCAGATCGCGGCCGCCGCCCGCCGCCGGCCCGAGCTGGTCACGATCCTGATCGGCGCCAACGACGCCTGCCGCAGCGACGTCCGGGCGATGACGCCGACCAAGGTGTTCCGCGCCGACTTCGCCCGCGCGATGAAGCAGCTGCGGCGCGCCCTGCCGCATACCCAGGTGTATGTCGCCGCGGTGCCGGATCTGCGGCGGCTGTGGTCGGAGGGGCGCAAGAACACGCTGGGCAAGCAGGTGTGGAAGCTGGGGATCTGCGGGTCGATGCTCCGCGATCCGGACGATCTGACCTGGCCGGCGGAGCAGCGGCGCGAGACGGTACGCGGCCGGGTGATGGCCTACAACCGGGCGTTGGCGCGGGTGTGCCGCGAGGACGCGCTGTGCCGGTTCGACGGGTCGGTCTTCGACTACCGCTTCACGGACCGCCAGCTGAGCACATGGGACTGGTTCCACCCGGGCCTGCACGGCCAGCGCGAGCTGGCGGAGCTGGCGTTCCGGACCATCACCCGCGGCACCTCGCGCAGCTGA
- the fabF gene encoding beta-ketoacyl-ACP synthase II, which yields MNATNRTVVVTGIGATTPLGGDSASTWEALLAGRSGVSTLEQEWAADLPVRIAGQIAVEPTEILPRPQARKLDRSAQFALVAAQEAWKDAGFTAKAGEDTAINPDRLGAVIASGIGGVTTLLDQYDVLKEKGVRRVSPHTVPMLMPNSPSANVGIEFNARAGVHTPVSACASGAEAIGYAIEMIRSGRADVVVAGGTEAAIHPLPIVAFGNMMAMSKNNDDPQGASRPWDVNRNGFVLGEGAGVIVLESEEHARARGATIYVEAVGQGISSDAHHITQPEPSGNGIAAALQNLLDNTDLRPAEIVHVNAHATSTPTGDVGELRALRKAFGDDLDHMAVTSTKSMTGHLLGGAGGVETVATVLALKNRVAPPTINIETLDPEADADIVRGEARPLPAEGRIAALNDSFGFGGHNVVLAFRTV from the coding sequence GTGAACGCGACCAATCGCACCGTGGTCGTCACCGGTATCGGCGCAACCACACCGCTGGGTGGCGACAGCGCTTCGACCTGGGAGGCCCTGCTCGCCGGACGCTCCGGTGTCAGCACCCTCGAACAGGAGTGGGCTGCCGACCTGCCCGTCCGCATCGCCGGGCAGATCGCCGTGGAGCCCACCGAGATCCTGCCGCGCCCGCAGGCCCGCAAGCTGGACCGCTCGGCGCAGTTCGCGCTGGTGGCGGCCCAGGAGGCATGGAAGGACGCGGGCTTCACCGCCAAGGCGGGCGAGGACACGGCGATCAACCCCGACCGTCTGGGCGCCGTCATCGCCTCCGGCATCGGCGGGGTGACGACCCTGCTCGACCAGTACGACGTGCTCAAGGAGAAGGGCGTCCGCCGCGTCTCCCCGCACACCGTGCCGATGCTGATGCCGAACTCGCCGTCGGCCAACGTCGGCATCGAGTTCAATGCCCGCGCCGGTGTCCACACGCCGGTCTCGGCGTGCGCATCGGGCGCCGAGGCCATCGGCTACGCCATCGAGATGATCCGCTCGGGCCGCGCCGACGTCGTCGTCGCGGGCGGCACGGAGGCGGCCATCCACCCGCTGCCGATCGTCGCGTTCGGCAACATGATGGCGATGTCCAAGAACAACGACGACCCGCAGGGCGCCTCCCGCCCCTGGGACGTCAACCGCAACGGCTTCGTGCTCGGCGAGGGCGCGGGCGTGATCGTCCTGGAGTCCGAGGAGCACGCCAGGGCCCGCGGCGCCACGATCTACGTGGAGGCCGTCGGCCAGGGCATCTCCTCCGACGCCCACCACATCACGCAGCCCGAGCCGTCCGGCAACGGCATCGCGGCGGCGCTCCAGAACCTGCTCGACAACACCGACCTCCGGCCCGCCGAGATCGTGCACGTCAACGCGCACGCGACCTCGACGCCGACGGGTGACGTCGGCGAGCTCAGGGCGCTGCGCAAGGCCTTCGGTGACGACCTCGACCACATGGCGGTCACCAGCACGAAGTCGATGACCGGTCACCTCCTGGGCGGCGCCGGCGGTGTCGAGACGGTGGCCACGGTCCTCGCGCTGAAGAACCGTGTCGCCCCGCCGACGATCAACATCGAGACCCTCGACCCGGAGGCCGATGCGGACATCGTCCGCGGCGAGGCCCGCCCGCTGCCGGCCGAGGGCCGCATCGCGGCGCTGAACGACTCGTTCGGCTTCGGCGGCCACAACGTCGTGCTCGCCTTCCGCACGGTCTGA
- a CDS encoding TetR/AcrR family transcriptional regulator, with protein sequence MTAQDHGARRSGGRHAQRAERRAAILEAALELIAERGYRRTSLAAVAERAGLSQQGLLHHFPTKEHLLVAVLEARDRWDLASSAAAGPGSLGTDTLAQLVDYNASRPGIVQTYTVLSADSVTEDHPARVFFESRFRAVREAMAVALRAEFGDSLPGGLTPERAAPLLVAVMDGLQLQWLLDPEQVDMPAAFRDFVALLAPATGRRGED encoded by the coding sequence ATGACTGCACAAGATCACGGCGCGCGACGGAGCGGCGGGCGGCACGCGCAGCGCGCGGAGCGGCGGGCGGCGATCCTGGAGGCGGCCCTGGAGCTCATCGCCGAGCGCGGCTATCGCCGTACCTCGCTCGCCGCGGTGGCCGAGCGTGCCGGGCTCAGTCAGCAGGGGCTGCTGCACCACTTCCCCACCAAAGAACATCTGCTGGTCGCCGTCCTGGAGGCGCGCGACCGCTGGGATCTGGCCAGTTCGGCCGCGGCGGGCCCCGGCAGTCTGGGCACCGACACGCTCGCCCAGCTGGTCGACTACAACGCCAGCCGTCCCGGCATCGTCCAGACGTACACGGTGCTGTCCGCCGACAGCGTCACCGAGGACCACCCCGCCCGCGTCTTCTTCGAGTCCCGCTTCCGTGCCGTACGGGAGGCGATGGCGGTGGCGCTGCGCGCGGAGTTCGGCGACTCGCTGCCCGGTGGCCTGACGCCGGAGCGGGCGGCGCCGCTGCTGGTCGCCGTCATGGACGGGTTGCAGTTGCAGTGGCTGCTGGATCCCGAACAGGTGGACATGCCCGCGGCGTTCCGGGATTTCGTGGCGTTGCTCGCCCCCGCCACCGGGCGGCGGGGCGAGGACTGA
- a CDS encoding DUF3145 domain-containing protein, which produces MTTRGVLYVHSAPRALCPHVEWAVAGVLGVRVNLDWIRQPAAPGTWRAEFSWQGEAGTASKLASALRGWHLLRFEVTAEPCATAEGERYSSTPDLGIFHAVTGIHGDILIPEDRLRAAVARSARGETELAAEVAKLLGKPWDDELEPFRYAGEGAPVRWLHQVV; this is translated from the coding sequence GTGACGACACGTGGAGTTCTGTACGTCCACTCCGCTCCGCGCGCTCTGTGCCCACATGTCGAATGGGCCGTGGCGGGCGTCCTCGGTGTGCGCGTCAACCTCGACTGGATCCGGCAGCCGGCGGCCCCGGGCACCTGGAGAGCCGAGTTCTCCTGGCAGGGCGAAGCCGGTACGGCCTCCAAGCTGGCCTCCGCGCTGCGCGGCTGGCATCTGCTGCGCTTCGAGGTGACCGCCGAGCCGTGCGCCACCGCCGAGGGCGAGCGCTACAGCTCCACCCCGGACCTGGGCATCTTCCATGCCGTCACCGGCATCCACGGCGACATCCTCATCCCCGAGGACCGCCTGCGCGCCGCGGTCGCCCGCTCCGCGCGGGGCGAGACGGAACTGGCCGCCGAGGTCGCCAAGCTGCTGGGCAAGCCCTGGGACGACGAACTGGAGCCGTTCCGGTACGCGGGCGAGGGCGCCCCGGTCCGCTGGCTCCACCAGGTCGTCTGA
- a CDS encoding DUF4097 family beta strand repeat-containing protein, which yields MARPRVFPLVLFGAALAVGGSLTACSAFGPTQRAQRTYTVDDKITALTATTHGGNIEIVPIAAGGKVKVTEKYEYNDTKPHPGHTVKNGRLTLEAADCSGSGQQCSVAYRVLLPRKASVDLHTSGGDITVRGTSGAIAAETSGGDVTVADSTARTAEVKTSGGNVDITMASAPDKLSGQTSGGDVTIRLPKTSYSVDASTSGGTRKVSVPTDGGSAHKITARTSGGDVTVEPAAS from the coding sequence ATGGCCCGCCCCCGCGTTTTCCCCCTCGTTCTGTTCGGCGCCGCACTGGCGGTGGGCGGATCGCTGACCGCCTGCTCGGCGTTCGGCCCGACGCAACGGGCGCAGCGTACGTACACCGTGGACGACAAGATCACGGCCCTGACGGCGACGACGCACGGCGGGAACATCGAGATCGTGCCGATAGCGGCCGGCGGAAAGGTCAAGGTGACGGAGAAGTACGAGTACAACGACACCAAGCCGCACCCCGGGCACACGGTCAAGAACGGCCGGCTCACCCTCGAAGCCGCGGACTGCTCGGGCTCCGGGCAGCAGTGTTCGGTGGCCTATCGGGTGCTGCTGCCGCGCAAGGCATCGGTCGATCTGCACACCAGCGGCGGGGACATCACGGTGCGCGGCACCTCCGGTGCGATAGCGGCCGAGACCAGCGGCGGCGACGTCACGGTCGCGGACTCCACCGCGCGCACGGCGGAGGTGAAGACCAGCGGCGGGAACGTCGACATCACCATGGCCTCGGCGCCCGACAAGCTGTCCGGCCAGACCAGCGGGGGTGACGTCACCATCCGCCTGCCGAAGACCTCGTACTCGGTGGATGCCTCGACCAGCGGCGGCACCCGCAAGGTCTCGGTACCCACGGACGGCGGCTCGGCCCACAAGATCACGGCGCGGACGAGCGGCGGGGATGTGACGGTGGAGCCGGCGGCCTCCTGA
- a CDS encoding acyl carrier protein: MAATQEEIVKGLADIVNEIAGIPVEDVQLDKSFTDDLDVDSLSMVEVVVAAEERFDVKIPDDDVKNLKTVGDATKYILEHQS, from the coding sequence ATGGCCGCCACCCAGGAAGAGATCGTCAAGGGTCTCGCCGACATCGTGAACGAGATCGCCGGGATTCCCGTTGAGGACGTCCAGCTGGACAAGTCCTTCACCGATGACCTGGATGTCGACTCGCTGTCCATGGTCGAGGTCGTCGTCGCCGCCGAAGAGCGCTTCGACGTGAAGATCCCGGACGACGACGTCAAGAACCTCAAGACGGTCGGCGACGCGACCAAGTACATCCTCGAGCACCAGAGCTGA
- a CDS encoding glycoside hydrolase family 3 protein, with amino-acid sequence MTDPFDRTAAPEHASEQAAVLSSEASPGRQAEHAGDRDRDRERERAVDRALAALDLDTKTRLLSGQDMWTLPAVPEIGLKSLVMSDGPIGVRGRHWSAADPSVALPSPTALAATWDPELARRAGHLLAQEARRKGVHVLLAPTVNLHRSPLGGRHFESYSEDPLLTGAIGAGYVRGVQEGGVGTTVKHFVGNDAETDRFTVDNRIAARPLHELYLAPFEHIVRHARPWGIMTAYNQVNGSTMTEHRHLVREVLRGAWGFDGCNVSDWTAARHTVRALRGGLDVAMPGPRTVYGAPLAEAVRAGEVSEAEVDDAVRRVLRLAARTGCLRGAPAAVAPDEVPGGIDGPALARDLACRAFVLLRNEPTQEAATRPADDAPTAAPARPEGRGGRPGILPLDPTALRKVAVIGAVARDARVLGGGSATVFPARIVSPLEGLRAALPAETEVTFALGADPRIRIPQARDGFTLRARYLAEDGRLLAETPQFDGMMHAIGSLPEGVTPHHLHAVELTGTFTPQTTGSHTFAVSGTGALRLTVGGTVVFDEYCAPAGSDPFEGLLNPVERRLSVPLTAHEPTEVTLRYVPRSTSLGETAALNFTLGHREPQRDPDAELDEAVRVAAEADVAIVVVATTNEVESEGFDRTDLRLPGRQDELVTRVAAANPRTVVVVNAGSPVELPWREQVPAVLLTWFPGQEAGGALADVLLGAREPGGRLPTTWPARLEDAPVSGVTPTEGRLEYAEGVFIGYRAWHRSPAPAPAYAFGHGLGYTDWEYESLDTTPDSVRVRLRNAGRRTGREIVQIYLAPKDPAAVERPARWLAGFAAVEAGPGESVEVEIPLPARAFEIWSSASEGSEADAGAAHGSGQTGHWQRVQGDYIVEAAHSLTDRRLTAEVTAV; translated from the coding sequence ATGACCGACCCGTTCGACCGCACCGCGGCACCGGAGCACGCATCGGAGCAGGCGGCGGTGCTGTCGTCGGAAGCGTCACCGGGGCGGCAGGCGGAGCATGCGGGGGACCGGGACCGGGACCGGGAACGGGAACGGGCCGTGGACCGGGCCCTCGCCGCGCTCGACCTCGACACCAAGACGCGGCTGCTCTCCGGCCAGGACATGTGGACGCTGCCCGCCGTACCGGAGATCGGCCTGAAGTCGCTGGTGATGTCGGACGGCCCGATCGGCGTACGGGGCCGCCACTGGAGCGCCGCGGACCCCTCCGTCGCCCTGCCCAGCCCCACCGCGCTGGCCGCCACCTGGGACCCCGAACTGGCCCGCCGGGCCGGGCACCTGCTCGCCCAGGAGGCCCGCCGCAAGGGCGTCCACGTCCTCCTCGCGCCGACCGTCAATCTGCACCGCTCGCCCCTCGGCGGCCGCCACTTCGAGAGCTACTCGGAGGACCCGCTGCTCACCGGGGCGATCGGCGCCGGGTACGTACGGGGCGTCCAGGAGGGCGGCGTCGGCACCACCGTCAAACACTTCGTCGGCAACGACGCCGAGACCGACCGCTTCACCGTCGACAACCGCATCGCCGCCCGCCCCCTGCACGAGCTCTACCTCGCGCCCTTCGAACACATCGTCCGCCACGCCCGTCCCTGGGGCATCATGACGGCCTACAACCAGGTCAACGGCTCCACCATGACCGAGCACCGCCACCTCGTACGCGAGGTCCTGCGCGGCGCATGGGGCTTCGACGGCTGCAACGTCTCCGACTGGACGGCCGCCCGCCACACGGTGCGCGCGCTGCGCGGCGGCCTCGACGTGGCGATGCCCGGCCCCCGTACCGTCTACGGCGCTCCGCTCGCCGAGGCGGTCCGCGCGGGCGAGGTGTCCGAGGCGGAGGTGGACGACGCGGTCCGTCGCGTGCTGCGGCTGGCCGCCCGCACCGGCTGCCTGCGGGGCGCCCCGGCCGCCGTCGCTCCCGACGAGGTCCCCGGAGGAATCGACGGCCCGGCCCTGGCCCGCGACCTCGCCTGCCGCGCCTTCGTCCTCCTCCGCAACGAGCCGACGCAGGAGGCGGCCACACGTCCCGCGGACGACGCACCGACCGCCGCGCCCGCCCGCCCGGAGGGCCGCGGTGGGCGCCCCGGCATCCTCCCCCTCGACCCCACCGCACTCCGTAAGGTCGCCGTCATCGGGGCGGTCGCCCGCGACGCCCGTGTCCTCGGCGGCGGATCCGCGACCGTCTTCCCGGCCCGGATCGTCTCCCCGCTGGAGGGCCTGCGCGCTGCGCTGCCCGCCGAGACCGAGGTCACCTTCGCCCTCGGCGCCGATCCCCGTATCCGTATCCCGCAGGCGCGCGACGGCTTTACGCTCCGCGCCCGCTATCTCGCCGAAGACGGTCGGCTCCTCGCGGAAACTCCGCAGTTCGACGGCATGATGCATGCCATCGGCAGCCTCCCCGAGGGCGTCACCCCGCATCACCTGCACGCCGTCGAACTCACCGGCACCTTCACCCCGCAGACCACCGGCAGCCACACCTTCGCCGTCTCCGGCACCGGCGCCCTGCGCCTGACGGTCGGCGGCACGGTCGTCTTCGACGAGTACTGCGCACCCGCCGGCAGCGACCCGTTCGAGGGCCTCTTGAATCCGGTGGAACGACGGCTGTCCGTACCGCTCACGGCGCACGAGCCGACCGAGGTGACCCTGCGCTACGTCCCCCGCAGCACCAGCCTCGGTGAGACGGCCGCCCTGAACTTCACCCTCGGCCACCGCGAACCGCAGCGCGATCCGGACGCCGAGCTCGACGAGGCGGTGCGCGTGGCGGCCGAGGCCGATGTCGCGATCGTCGTCGTCGCCACGACGAACGAGGTCGAGTCGGAGGGCTTCGACCGTACGGACCTCAGGCTGCCCGGCCGTCAGGACGAGCTGGTCACCCGGGTCGCCGCCGCCAACCCGCGCACCGTCGTGGTCGTCAACGCCGGCTCCCCGGTGGAACTGCCCTGGCGCGAACAGGTCCCGGCCGTGCTGCTGACCTGGTTCCCCGGCCAGGAAGCGGGCGGCGCGCTCGCCGATGTCCTCCTCGGCGCCCGGGAACCCGGCGGCCGCCTCCCCACCACCTGGCCGGCCCGCCTGGAGGACGCGCCGGTCAGCGGGGTCACCCCGACGGAGGGGCGGCTGGAGTACGCGGAGGGGGTGTTCATCGGCTACCGGGCCTGGCACCGGAGCCCCGCCCCGGCACCCGCCTACGCCTTCGGACACGGACTCGGTTACACCGACTGGGAGTACGAGTCGCTCGACACCACCCCCGATTCGGTACGGGTCCGGCTCCGCAACGCGGGGCGACGCACCGGCCGTGAGATCGTCCAGATCTACCTCGCCCCCAAGGACCCGGCCGCCGTCGAGCGCCCGGCCCGCTGGCTCGCCGGGTTCGCCGCCGTCGAGGCCGGGCCCGGCGAGAGCGTGGAGGTCGAGATCCCGCTACCGGCGCGCGCCTTCGAGATCTGGAGCTCCGCTTCCGAGGGCTCGGAAGCGGACGCAGGCGCAGCGCACGGGAGCGGACAGACCGGCCACTGGCAGCGTGTCCAGGGCGACTACATCGTCGAGGCCGCACACAGCCTCACCGACCGCCGCCTGACCGCAGAGGTCACCGCCGTCTGA